From the genome of Pseudobacteriovorax antillogorgiicola, one region includes:
- the ureG gene encoding urease accessory protein UreG, producing the protein MSEHLRVGIGGPVGSGKTALIKNMCERLRNEFNLAVVTNDIYTREDAQFLIHHQALTEDRILGVETGGCPHTAIREDASMNLEAIDTLSDRFPGLELVFVESGGDNLSATFSPDLSDLTLYVIDVAAGDKIPRKGGPGITRSDLLIINKTDLAPHVGASLEVMERDAKKMRGARPFLFTNQKTGEGLEDIIQFIKKAGMLRDKPQN; encoded by the coding sequence ATGAGCGAACATCTTAGAGTCGGTATTGGAGGGCCCGTTGGTTCGGGCAAGACGGCGCTTATCAAGAACATGTGCGAGCGACTGCGCAATGAATTTAACTTGGCAGTTGTTACCAATGATATTTATACCAGGGAAGACGCCCAGTTTTTGATCCATCACCAAGCATTAACTGAAGATAGAATTCTTGGTGTTGAAACTGGAGGCTGTCCCCATACAGCCATTCGTGAAGATGCTTCCATGAACCTGGAAGCCATCGACACTCTATCGGATCGCTTTCCTGGTTTAGAGCTAGTTTTCGTTGAAAGTGGTGGTGATAACTTGAGCGCAACCTTTAGTCCTGATCTATCAGATCTTACCTTGTACGTCATAGACGTTGCCGCTGGTGATAAGATTCCGCGGAAAGGTGGCCCCGGTATCACTCGGTCTGACTTATTGATCATTAATAAAACGGATCTTGCTCCTCACGTTGGTGCGTCATTAGAAGTGATGGAGCGTGATGCCAAGAAGATGCGTGGAGCACGACCGTTCCTATTTACCAATCAGAAGACGGGCGAGGGTTTGGAGGATATCATCCAATTTATTAAAAAAGCAGGAATGCTCAGGGATAAACCTCAAAACTGA
- a CDS encoding urease accessory protein UreE produces MLVFTRKLKDRQNATRYRVLLNHEDRQRTRLRIVTMEGTTAGIQLARGERLDCGDVLSTDDGDTLLIEGQEESLSQVRSDGIDLAKACYHLGNRHVPVLIEDDGVFYRCDHVLDQMMEQLGFSVERCQRVFSPERGAYHKH; encoded by the coding sequence ATGCTGGTATTTACTCGAAAACTAAAAGACAGGCAGAATGCAACTCGGTATCGCGTTTTGTTGAATCATGAAGATAGGCAGAGGACAAGACTTCGGATTGTGACCATGGAAGGCACAACTGCGGGGATTCAGCTGGCAAGGGGTGAGCGCCTAGATTGTGGCGACGTGCTCAGTACAGATGATGGTGACACATTGTTGATCGAAGGTCAGGAAGAATCTCTGTCTCAAGTTAGAAGCGATGGCATTGATCTGGCAAAGGCTTGCTATCACCTTGGGAATCGCCATGTCCCAGTACTTATTGAGGACGATGGGGTTTTCTATCGTTGCGACCATGTTTTGGATCAGATGATGGAACAACTGGGCTTTAGTGTAGAGCGATGCCAGAGGGTTTTTTCACCGGAGAGAGGCGCTTATCATAAACACTGA
- a CDS encoding alkaline phosphatase D family protein codes for MTISRRSFIHGAGGTLGLVASSQVYADAFTSGEAGLENLKKSQMMFQHGVASGDPLPDRVILWTRISGQEGKVDGTWQVARLPTMEDVVVEGTFSTDQSRDYTVKIDPVLPEPGTTYYFRFLVSGIGSMIGRTKTAAMNPQQVRFAVASCSSIWSGFFNAYDRISERNDLDLVIHCGDYIYDYADEDEEVLMPYHPEDAKRPESLEGMRRRYSYYRRNPSLQRAHQQHPFAIIWDNHDLGIQGDKELAVQAFHEWVPCRTMEEQGIIYRQLKFGSLVDLMMLDTRRIGRGQPIPNSSEPSILGETQYQWLTNRLANSDAVWKVLGNQVLMAPLTFFGKPASKSLWDGFPKDRERLLRFVKDQGINGFLAVTGDAHLSIAANLDIDKETVGVEFLPTSVSRGNADEAVKGFIKLFAGSVASSAIKLFNRHLQYTEASSHGYGIVDLSPEAAQIEFWYSPIDDISQEETLGKVMRSSPKNPGWKAFDGQASKGLAREPAPEIRSLIQSDQWGGPHGDHFEYQNELFQSMNIRRLSLRAGARVDQLAIDYDQGAMLRFGGDGGAYREISLSTSESISAVEVHAGKKHGKTRVFYLRIETTFGQVLEGGEPTDRSQRFEAPSGWSIVGFAGRASDELYRLGVIFAPEAAL; via the coding sequence ATGACGATTAGTCGCCGAAGCTTTATCCATGGTGCAGGAGGCACTTTGGGCCTCGTCGCGAGTTCGCAAGTCTACGCTGATGCCTTTACATCTGGCGAAGCTGGCCTTGAAAATCTTAAGAAAAGCCAGATGATGTTTCAACATGGAGTTGCCTCGGGAGATCCCTTGCCGGATCGTGTCATACTTTGGACTCGTATCAGTGGTCAAGAGGGGAAGGTGGATGGAACATGGCAAGTTGCACGATTGCCAACGATGGAAGATGTGGTTGTTGAAGGTACCTTCTCCACAGATCAAAGTCGGGACTACACGGTTAAGATTGATCCCGTGTTACCAGAGCCTGGCACCACATACTACTTTCGCTTTCTTGTGAGCGGCATCGGTTCTATGATTGGCCGGACAAAAACCGCGGCAATGAATCCCCAGCAGGTTCGTTTCGCTGTAGCATCGTGTTCAAGTATCTGGTCGGGTTTTTTCAATGCCTACGATCGCATATCGGAACGCAATGACCTTGACCTAGTGATCCATTGTGGGGACTACATCTACGATTACGCCGACGAAGATGAGGAGGTTCTGATGCCTTATCATCCCGAGGATGCCAAGCGCCCCGAATCGCTTGAGGGCATGCGCCGTCGTTACTCCTACTACCGCAGAAATCCATCTTTGCAGCGGGCTCATCAGCAGCACCCCTTTGCGATTATCTGGGACAATCATGATCTTGGTATCCAGGGGGATAAAGAACTGGCAGTGCAAGCGTTTCATGAGTGGGTTCCCTGTCGTACCATGGAAGAGCAAGGAATCATCTATCGGCAGCTGAAGTTTGGTAGCCTTGTCGACTTGATGATGCTCGATACCCGCAGGATTGGGCGTGGCCAACCGATTCCCAATAGCTCAGAGCCATCGATACTAGGTGAAACACAGTACCAATGGCTCACCAATCGTTTGGCAAACTCGGATGCTGTTTGGAAGGTATTAGGCAATCAGGTTTTGATGGCTCCTCTTACTTTTTTCGGCAAGCCGGCGAGCAAAAGTTTATGGGATGGCTTTCCAAAGGACCGTGAGCGACTCTTACGGTTCGTCAAAGACCAAGGTATCAACGGTTTCCTAGCTGTCACTGGAGATGCCCATCTATCAATCGCAGCAAACTTAGACATTGACAAAGAAACGGTAGGGGTTGAATTCCTTCCTACTAGTGTCAGTCGCGGGAATGCCGATGAGGCTGTGAAAGGCTTTATTAAGCTATTTGCAGGCAGTGTTGCGAGTAGTGCCATAAAACTATTCAATAGGCACTTGCAGTATACGGAAGCAAGCTCACACGGCTATGGGATTGTCGATTTAAGTCCTGAGGCTGCTCAGATTGAGTTTTGGTATTCTCCTATCGATGACATCAGCCAGGAAGAGACTCTAGGAAAAGTCATGCGTTCTTCGCCTAAGAACCCTGGTTGGAAGGCGTTTGATGGGCAGGCGAGCAAGGGCTTAGCTAGGGAGCCTGCCCCAGAGATTAGGTCTTTAATTCAATCTGACCAATGGGGTGGCCCTCATGGGGATCACTTTGAATACCAGAACGAGTTATTTCAATCGATGAACATCCGTCGTTTGAGCCTAAGAGCTGGCGCCCGTGTAGATCAATTAGCCATCGACTACGACCAAGGAGCTATGCTTCGCTTCGGTGGTGATGGCGGGGCTTACCGAGAAATCAGCTTGAGCACCTCAGAATCCATCTCTGCGGTGGAAGTACATGCTGGCAAGAAGCATGGAAAGACCCGAGTCTTTTACTTGCGTATCGAAACCACGTTTGGCCAGGTCTTGGAGGGCGGTGAGCCCACTGATCGCAGCCAGCGTTTTGAAGCGCCTTCGGGGTGGAGCATCGTGGGGTTTGCTGGCCGTGCTTCTGATGAGCTTTATCGGCTTGGGGTCATCTTCGCACCTGAAGCAGCTCTATAG
- a CDS encoding urease accessory protein UreF, with amino-acid sequence MLQVLRLCSPNLPIGGFAWSQGLEGATDIGLICSGEQLDEWCRMMLDIMAANEGAVIYHTMMGGDLQDLSDLMIASKETSELKIESKKMGSALKRLIREVHSDLTVAHNIEAYEVIYGVLANHLGMPVPSSLQGYFWAWCENQVLAATRLIPIGHIACQKILLGLISAMDEAVANSCEIPIDQIGATLPGLFTASAHHERQYSRLFRS; translated from the coding sequence ATGTTGCAAGTTCTCCGGCTTTGTAGTCCGAACCTTCCCATCGGCGGCTTTGCTTGGTCTCAAGGGCTAGAAGGAGCGACAGACATAGGTCTTATTTGCTCAGGAGAACAGTTAGACGAGTGGTGTCGCATGATGCTAGACATCATGGCGGCAAATGAAGGGGCAGTCATTTATCACACTATGATGGGTGGAGACCTGCAGGATCTTAGTGATTTGATGATAGCCAGCAAAGAAACGAGTGAACTGAAAATTGAATCTAAAAAAATGGGCTCAGCACTGAAGCGCTTGATTCGTGAAGTACACTCTGATCTCACGGTGGCCCATAATATCGAAGCCTACGAAGTGATTTATGGAGTATTAGCAAACCATCTCGGAATGCCAGTCCCGTCTAGTCTTCAGGGTTACTTTTGGGCCTGGTGCGAAAATCAAGTGCTGGCAGCAACCAGGCTTATCCCAATTGGTCATATTGCCTGTCAAAAGATTTTGTTAGGTTTGATTTCTGCAATGGATGAGGCTGTCGCAAACTCATGTGAAATACCTATTGACCAGATCGGGGCGACACTACCTGGGTTGTTCACAGCCAGTGCTCATCATGAACGTCAGTATTCTAGACTATTTCGATCATAA
- the ureC gene encoding urease subunit alpha, whose product MKTLSRKAYSDMYGPTTGDCVRLGDTDLWVRVEKDHTRYGEEVKFGGGKVIRDGMGQGQALAKDCMDTVITNALIIDHWGIVKADIGIKDGNIAAIGKAGNSDIQGPVDMNIGASTEIIAGEGQILTAGGIDAHIHFICPQQIDEALASGVTTMLGGGTGPATGTNATTCTPGAWHISQMLRSVDQIPLNFGFLGKGNSSTPEALDEQVEAGAIGLKLHEDWGTTPQAIRTCLDTADRYDVQVAIHTDTLNESGFVDQTLEAMGGRTIHTYHTEGAGGGHAPDILKACGLSHVLPSSTNPTMPYTVNTIDEHLDMLMVCHHLDPAIPEDVAFADSRIRKETIAAEDILHDLGAISMIASDSQAMGRVGEVICRTWQTAHKMKVQRGRLEGEPFDADNERVKRYIAKYTINPALTHGIAAYVGSIEIGKLADLVLWNPAFFGAKPKMVIKGGTIALSAMGDPNASIPTPQPVYYRPMFGSLGQVPAYNSLHFVSEASLGRMATLGLQKKTAPVGKIRGLKKSNMIHNTYTPEIDVDPQTYLVKVDGQILTCEPLAELPLAQRYFLF is encoded by the coding sequence ATGAAGACCTTAAGTCGTAAAGCGTATAGCGATATGTATGGCCCTACCACTGGTGATTGCGTGCGCCTAGGAGATACGGATCTCTGGGTGCGGGTAGAAAAGGATCACACTCGCTACGGCGAAGAAGTGAAGTTCGGCGGTGGCAAGGTGATACGTGATGGTATGGGGCAGGGCCAAGCATTGGCAAAAGATTGTATGGACACGGTGATCACCAATGCCCTCATCATTGACCACTGGGGCATAGTAAAAGCCGACATTGGGATTAAGGATGGGAATATTGCGGCTATTGGCAAGGCTGGCAATTCAGATATCCAGGGTCCCGTAGATATGAATATTGGAGCGTCTACCGAGATTATCGCTGGAGAGGGGCAGATTCTCACCGCAGGAGGGATCGATGCTCATATTCATTTTATTTGCCCGCAGCAAATCGATGAAGCCTTGGCGTCTGGTGTTACAACCATGCTTGGTGGAGGCACCGGCCCTGCAACTGGAACGAACGCGACGACGTGTACTCCTGGAGCTTGGCATATTAGCCAGATGCTGCGCAGCGTTGATCAAATTCCCCTCAATTTTGGCTTTTTGGGTAAAGGGAATTCGTCAACGCCAGAAGCTCTGGATGAGCAGGTGGAGGCAGGAGCGATTGGTCTGAAACTTCATGAAGACTGGGGCACGACACCCCAGGCGATCCGAACCTGTTTGGATACTGCAGATCGCTACGATGTTCAGGTCGCCATCCATACGGATACGCTCAATGAATCGGGCTTTGTCGATCAAACTTTAGAGGCCATGGGTGGTCGTACGATCCACACCTATCACACTGAGGGGGCTGGCGGTGGCCATGCTCCCGACATTTTAAAAGCATGTGGACTCAGTCATGTCTTGCCATCTTCAACGAATCCAACAATGCCCTATACAGTGAATACTATCGATGAGCATCTCGATATGCTGATGGTTTGTCATCACCTCGATCCAGCTATACCGGAAGATGTTGCGTTTGCAGATTCTAGAATCCGCAAGGAGACGATTGCGGCTGAAGACATCCTTCATGATCTGGGAGCTATTAGCATGATTGCCTCGGATTCTCAGGCCATGGGCCGTGTGGGTGAGGTCATCTGCCGAACATGGCAAACAGCACATAAAATGAAAGTTCAACGGGGTCGATTAGAGGGCGAACCCTTTGATGCCGATAATGAGCGCGTGAAGCGCTATATTGCCAAGTACACCATTAATCCCGCTCTGACTCATGGGATTGCCGCCTATGTCGGATCGATTGAAATTGGCAAGCTTGCCGATCTCGTGCTTTGGAATCCTGCTTTCTTTGGCGCTAAGCCTAAGATGGTTATCAAGGGTGGCACGATTGCACTTAGTGCCATGGGTGACCCCAACGCTTCCATACCTACGCCCCAGCCCGTTTATTATCGACCAATGTTTGGCTCTTTGGGGCAGGTTCCTGCCTATAACTCGCTCCATTTCGTTTCTGAGGCAAGCCTCGGACGAATGGCAACATTAGGGCTACAAAAAAAGACAGCTCCTGTGGGCAAGATCCGAGGGTTAAAGAAGAGCAATATGATCCACAATACCTATACTCCGGAAATTGATGTTGATCCCCAGACCTATCTTGTGAAAGTTGATGGTCAAATATTGACCTGTGAGCCTTTGGCTGAATTACCACTAGCGCAGCGCTATTTTCTATTCTAG